A section of the Apostichopus japonicus isolate 1M-3 chromosome 1, ASM3797524v1, whole genome shotgun sequence genome encodes:
- the LOC139967511 gene encoding A-kinase-interacting protein 1-like, which translates to MCDHSESKQWMSCTLCRSGRQGVSVLQRAQRRKVEWPEKPDQLRSPVEENLPYTTIDEAFESMLQYMSTSSRQCKRFFVSSPPHTHNSCDKNHCSRFHSPQYPYRPQRHPLQQSENMNILVTPGTYAVTAGAWGRDSQQTHVVRLDPGQSVNLDFNL; encoded by the exons ATGTGTGATCAT AGTGAATCTAAACAGTGGATGTCCTGTACACTTTGCCGGTCTGGCCGCCAGGGTGTCAGCGTCCTTCAAAGAGCCCAGAGGAGAAAGGTTGAATGGCCGGAGAAACCAGATCAGCTTAGATCTCCAGTAGAG GAAAATCTACCGTACACAACAATAGACGAAGCCTTTGAGAGTATGTTACAGTACATGAGTACCAGTAGTAGACAATGCAAG CGATTCTTTGTCAGTTCTCCTCCACACACTCACAACTCCTGCGATAAGAACCATTGTTCCAGGTTCCACAGCCCACAGTACCCATACCGACCACAAAGACATCCA CTTCAACAATCAGAGAACATGAATATCTTGGTTACTCCTGGAACCTACGCTGTGACTGCAGGTGCCTGgggaagggactcccagcagaCTCATGTAGTCCGATTGGACCCAGGACAAAGTGTCAACCTGGACTTTAATTTATGA